One Micromonospora craniellae genomic region harbors:
- a CDS encoding vWA domain-containing protein has translation MTSVSAHLSTSGTTPAPASSPWSPWSAAWTKHAARLTGRPDASVTVTPASGGPKGFSYPATAEIQVDADLIGDPEIADPRRLGHRSKVPVAYGVLLHEVAHVIHSHWDPPPSVPPVVREAALMLEESRIEGHYRTARPRDRRWLRRAMTSLIVPDDTPTDTTWSAAYAAGLLLARVDAKILYPADVREPRRAITKVLGRKLLKGLRAIWREAQTVGDTDTDRMIDLGERWCRLLGINPTVNPGLPADDAATSAIAAAIAAAIDAILNNPADTPEPRGDVPGIYVDTDTPITWTERDPRDAERQAAHRLTALLRRARHREHARTIQASSAPPGRLRTRAAVTLAAQRAAGAIPTAQPWQRAVRRPVPDPELTVAILIDASGSMDAFAAPMSSAAWIVAQASTRAGATSATLAYGERVTVLIPPGRRPTTVRDMQADAGMERFVEACAEADRLLHLSTPGTARLLVVVSDGHYVNPEQSQATINRLHNTGCAILWLAPDNKHWSSRVYDNTTTITVDDPTTCINLIGKAAVDALTRA, from the coding sequence ATGACCAGCGTTTCCGCACACCTGAGCACCTCCGGCACCACCCCGGCACCGGCTTCGTCGCCCTGGAGTCCATGGTCGGCGGCCTGGACCAAGCACGCCGCCCGGCTCACCGGCCGTCCGGACGCCTCCGTCACCGTCACCCCCGCCAGCGGCGGCCCGAAGGGTTTCAGCTACCCGGCGACCGCCGAGATCCAGGTCGACGCCGACCTCATCGGCGACCCGGAGATCGCCGACCCCCGCCGACTCGGGCACCGGTCGAAGGTCCCCGTCGCCTACGGCGTCCTGCTCCACGAGGTCGCCCACGTCATCCACTCGCACTGGGACCCGCCACCGTCGGTGCCGCCCGTCGTCCGGGAAGCCGCACTCATGCTGGAGGAGTCCCGGATCGAAGGGCACTACCGGACCGCCCGGCCCCGCGACCGCCGGTGGCTACGCCGCGCCATGACCAGCCTCATCGTCCCCGACGACACCCCCACCGACACGACATGGAGCGCCGCCTACGCCGCCGGACTGCTCCTCGCCCGAGTCGACGCGAAGATCCTCTACCCCGCCGACGTCCGCGAGCCACGACGCGCCATCACCAAGGTCCTCGGCCGCAAGCTCCTCAAGGGCCTCCGCGCCATCTGGCGGGAAGCCCAGACCGTCGGCGACACCGACACCGACCGCATGATCGACCTCGGTGAACGCTGGTGCCGCCTCCTGGGCATCAACCCCACCGTCAACCCTGGCCTGCCCGCCGACGACGCGGCCACCAGCGCGATCGCGGCGGCCATCGCCGCCGCTATCGACGCCATCCTCAACAACCCCGCCGACACCCCCGAACCACGCGGCGACGTGCCCGGCATCTACGTCGACACCGACACGCCGATCACCTGGACCGAACGCGACCCCCGCGACGCCGAACGCCAGGCCGCCCATCGACTCACCGCACTACTACGACGCGCCCGCCACCGCGAACACGCCCGCACCATCCAGGCCAGCAGCGCACCGCCCGGACGACTACGCACCCGCGCCGCCGTCACCCTCGCCGCCCAACGAGCGGCAGGCGCCATCCCCACCGCCCAGCCCTGGCAGCGCGCCGTACGACGCCCCGTCCCCGACCCCGAACTGACCGTCGCCATCCTCATCGACGCCTCCGGCTCGATGGACGCCTTCGCCGCCCCCATGTCCTCCGCCGCGTGGATCGTCGCCCAAGCCAGCACCCGCGCCGGAGCGACCAGCGCCACCCTGGCCTACGGCGAACGGGTCACCGTACTCATCCCACCCGGCCGCCGCCCCACCACAGTCCGCGACATGCAAGCCGACGCCGGAATGGAACGCTTCGTCGAAGCCTGCGCCGAAGCCGACCGACTCCTCCACCTGTCCACCCCCGGCACCGCGCGCCTGCTCGTCGTCGTCTCAGACGGCCACTACGTCAACCCGGAACAGAGCCAGGCCACCATCAACCGACTCCACAACACCGGCTGCGCCATCCTCTGGCTCGCACCCGACAACAAACACTGGTCGTCCAGGGTCTACGACAACACCACCACCATCACCGTCGACGACCCCACCACCTGCATCAATCTCATCGGCAAGGCAGCAGTCGACGCGCTGACCAGAGCCTGA
- a CDS encoding AAA family ATPase: MTSPAHPTRPKAKPRPMFGPVLTLLAAEPHRAFSIGDLGKELPGRSSGAIGSVLNRLVDRKWATMSGGSPRRYTITAEGIDAYKAGAGSSRAPATATPTPAVAPAPTPSSTGPIPPRPGAVLRPNGVWYLPRQLGDSTDVEVLRRLRRDTITVLLYGPPGTGKTSLIEAAYADAITVAGHGDTTVEDLVGNYVPLPDGGFEFAYGPLVVAMRDGRALFIDDATLIPPRVLAALYPAMDGRATITIAAHHNEVVTAVDGFYVCAGHNPGVHGAILTEALASRFAVHIEVTTDMQLARSLGVPNGAIDAAVALNAQMRKHEIDWAPQLRELLAFKRVAASLGLDAAVSNLAAIAPEPDRQAVIEALQRAYRGSIITPLTLGKQK, from the coding sequence ATGACCTCACCCGCTCACCCCACCAGGCCGAAGGCCAAGCCCCGCCCCATGTTCGGGCCGGTCCTGACCCTGCTCGCGGCCGAGCCGCACCGTGCCTTCTCCATCGGCGACCTCGGCAAGGAGCTGCCCGGCCGGTCCTCCGGAGCGATCGGCTCCGTCCTGAACCGCCTCGTCGACCGAAAGTGGGCCACCATGTCCGGTGGGTCACCGCGCCGATACACCATCACCGCCGAGGGCATCGACGCGTACAAGGCGGGGGCCGGCTCCAGCCGCGCCCCCGCGACCGCCACCCCCACGCCCGCGGTGGCACCCGCGCCGACGCCCAGTTCGACCGGGCCGATTCCACCGCGTCCCGGCGCTGTCCTGCGCCCCAACGGCGTCTGGTACCTGCCCCGCCAGCTCGGCGACAGCACCGACGTCGAGGTCCTGCGCCGGCTGCGCCGCGACACCATCACGGTCCTGCTCTACGGGCCGCCCGGCACCGGCAAGACCAGCCTCATCGAAGCCGCCTACGCCGACGCGATCACCGTCGCCGGTCACGGCGACACCACTGTCGAGGACCTCGTCGGTAACTACGTCCCGCTGCCCGACGGCGGCTTCGAGTTCGCCTACGGGCCGCTCGTCGTCGCCATGCGCGACGGACGCGCCCTGTTCATCGACGACGCCACATTGATCCCACCCCGCGTGCTCGCCGCCCTCTATCCGGCGATGGACGGCCGGGCCACCATCACCATCGCCGCCCATCACAACGAGGTCGTGACCGCCGTCGACGGGTTCTACGTCTGCGCCGGCCACAACCCCGGCGTGCACGGAGCGATCCTCACCGAAGCCCTCGCCTCGCGATTCGCGGTGCACATCGAGGTCACCACCGACATGCAGCTCGCCCGATCCCTCGGCGTACCGAACGGGGCCATCGACGCGGCGGTCGCCCTCAACGCGCAGATGCGCAAGCACGAGATCGACTGGGCGCCCCAGTTGCGCGAGCTGTTGGCGTTCAAGCGCGTCGCCGCGAGCCTCGGCCTCGACGCCGCCGTGTCCAACCTCGCCGCGATCGCACCCGAACCCGACCGGCAGGCGGTCATCGAGGCCCTCCAACGGGCCTACCGCGGCTCCATCATCACCCCGCTCACCCTCGGCAAGCAGAAGTAG
- a CDS encoding tyrosine-type recombinase/integrase: protein MAQTEGIRISRMQPHMLRHTFVTTMLDAGVSLRDVQTAARHADPRTTMRYDQARKKPRPAPNYIPAAYTASGT, encoded by the coding sequence ATGGCCCAGACCGAAGGGATCCGGATATCGAGGATGCAGCCGCATATGCTGCGCCACACGTTCGTGACGACCATGCTCGACGCCGGCGTCAGCCTCCGCGACGTACAGACCGCCGCCCGCCACGCCGACCCGAGAACCACCATGCGCTACGACCAAGCACGCAAGAAGCCTAGACCGGCACCCAACTACATCCCCGCCGCCTACACGGCCTCCGGGACATAG
- the tnpC gene encoding IS66 family transposase, which produces MPADPSQPSYEQLLALNADLFARLDQALGRIAELEADLSTAKCRIADLEAQLKQSSKNSSKPPSTDGLAKPAPKSLRGRSGRGPGRPAGQPGATLEQVADPDVIVRHTPEVCAGCDNDLAGAAEVSVTRRQVFDIPEPTVVVTEHQIVTLACPCGHRTTGIGPAEATAPAVYGPRIAAIGVYLLHGQFLSIGRTADALRDLFGLPVAAATVTAWVKRTALGIIEQVLPVIRDRIRQAPVVHFDETGMRVEGRLAWLHSASTGTDVLLTAHRRRGAAAIDDAGVLPGFTGVAVHDAWAPYDTYTSANHALCNAHVLRELVYVTDTATGPTADLATQAINALRRLNRLADDAHTGQDTANPDALREQQYLLRSAVVLGAQATAGRDGKLQRKHHALFVRLRDRRDDYLRFVTDPAVPFDNNAAEQTIRMPKLRIKVSGSMRTMTGAEHFAAIRSYTATAIRQGNNMLDALIQAVTGNPWIPATT; this is translated from the coding sequence GTGCCCGCCGATCCTTCGCAGCCGTCGTATGAGCAGCTGCTTGCGCTGAACGCGGACCTGTTCGCCCGGTTGGATCAGGCGCTCGGGCGGATCGCGGAGCTGGAGGCTGACCTCAGTACGGCGAAGTGCCGGATCGCTGATCTGGAAGCCCAGCTGAAGCAGTCGTCGAAGAACTCCTCGAAACCGCCGTCGACGGACGGGCTGGCCAAGCCGGCACCCAAATCTTTGCGCGGTAGGTCCGGGCGGGGGCCGGGGCGCCCGGCCGGGCAGCCCGGCGCCACTCTGGAGCAGGTCGCCGACCCCGACGTCATCGTGCGGCACACCCCCGAGGTGTGCGCGGGCTGCGACAACGATCTGGCCGGCGCGGCCGAAGTGTCCGTGACCCGGCGGCAGGTGTTCGACATTCCGGAACCGACGGTCGTGGTGACCGAGCATCAGATCGTCACCCTCGCCTGCCCGTGTGGACATCGCACCACCGGCATCGGGCCCGCCGAGGCCACCGCGCCTGCCGTGTACGGGCCGCGGATCGCCGCGATCGGGGTCTACCTGTTGCACGGGCAGTTCCTGTCGATCGGCCGTACCGCCGACGCGCTGCGGGACCTGTTCGGCCTGCCGGTCGCGGCGGCCACGGTCACCGCCTGGGTCAAACGCACCGCCCTCGGCATCATCGAGCAGGTGCTGCCGGTGATCCGCGACCGGATCCGGCAGGCGCCGGTCGTGCACTTCGACGAGACCGGGATGCGCGTCGAAGGCCGTCTGGCCTGGCTGCACTCCGCGTCCACCGGCACCGACGTGCTCCTCACGGCGCACCGCAGACGCGGCGCCGCCGCCATTGACGACGCCGGTGTCCTGCCCGGCTTCACCGGTGTCGCCGTGCACGACGCGTGGGCGCCATACGACACCTACACCAGCGCCAACCACGCCCTGTGCAACGCCCACGTGCTGCGTGAACTGGTCTACGTCACCGACACCGCCACCGGCCCCACCGCCGACCTCGCCACCCAAGCCATCAACGCGCTGCGCCGGCTCAACCGCCTGGCCGACGACGCCCACACCGGGCAGGACACAGCGAACCCGGACGCCCTACGCGAGCAGCAGTACCTGCTGCGCTCCGCCGTCGTGCTCGGCGCGCAGGCCACCGCCGGCCGCGACGGCAAACTCCAGCGCAAACACCACGCCCTGTTCGTCCGGCTCCGCGACCGCCGCGACGACTACCTACGATTCGTCACCGACCCGGCCGTCCCCTTCGACAACAACGCCGCCGAACAGACCATCCGTATGCCGAAACTACGGATCAAGGTCTCCGGAAGCATGCGCACCATGACCGGCGCCGAACACTTCGCCGCCATCCGCAGCTACACCGCCACCGCCATCCGCCAAGGCAACAACATGCTCGACGCCCTGATCCAAGCCGTCACCGGAAACCCCTGGATCCCCGCCACCACCTGA